From one Azospirillum ramasamyi genomic stretch:
- a CDS encoding HAD family hydrolase yields the protein MSGIHTPGGWTFDTIGFDGDDTLWHNESLFSMTQDRFRALLAHAADPTDLDRRLLEAERANLRVYGYGIKGFVLSMIETAIAVTDGKVAARDLQSLIDFGKAMLDHPVELLPGVAEVVEALANRYRLVLITKGDLFDQESKIARSGLSELFHAVEIVSEKDPATYRRVMDRHGIDPARFLMVGNSVRSDILPVLATGAHAVHIPYAITWAHEEAAVPDDHYRRLDSVRDLPALLAAW from the coding sequence ATGAGCGGCATCCATACCCCCGGCGGCTGGACCTTCGACACCATCGGGTTCGATGGCGACGACACGCTGTGGCACAACGAATCGCTCTTTTCGATGACGCAGGACCGTTTCCGCGCCCTGCTGGCCCATGCCGCCGACCCGACCGATCTCGACCGCCGCCTGCTGGAGGCGGAGCGGGCGAACCTCCGGGTCTATGGCTACGGCATCAAGGGCTTCGTCCTGTCGATGATCGAGACGGCGATCGCGGTCACCGACGGCAAGGTCGCCGCCCGCGACCTGCAGAGCCTGATCGACTTCGGCAAGGCGATGCTCGACCACCCGGTTGAACTGCTGCCCGGCGTGGCGGAGGTGGTGGAGGCGCTGGCGAACCGCTACCGGCTGGTCCTGATCACCAAGGGCGACCTGTTCGACCAGGAAAGCAAGATCGCCCGCTCCGGCCTGTCGGAGCTGTTCCATGCGGTGGAAATCGTCAGCGAGAAGGATCCGGCGACCTACCGGCGGGTGATGGACCGCCACGGCATCGACCCGGCGCGCTTCCTGATGGTCGGCAATTCGGTGCGGTCGGACATCCTGCCGGTGCTGGCGACCGGCGCCCATGCCGTTCATATCCCCTACGCCATCACCTGGGCCCATGAAGAGGCCGCGGTGCCCGACGACCATTACCGCCGCCTCGACTCGGTCCGCGACCTGCCGGCACTGTTGGCGGCCTGGTGA
- a CDS encoding DUF1127 domain-containing protein, whose amino-acid sequence MATLLHSAETGRSSSAFAHVFEMASNMLSLWRQRVVTRRELGYLDERMLQDIGFSRLDAEREMSKPFWRE is encoded by the coding sequence ATGGCAACTCTTCTGCATTCGGCCGAGACCGGCCGCAGCTCCTCCGCCTTCGCCCATGTCTTCGAAATGGCCTCGAACATGCTGAGCCTGTGGCGCCAGCGCGTTGTGACCCGCCGCGAGCTGGGCTATCTGGACGAGCGTATGCTTCAGGACATCGGCTTCAGCCGCCTGGATGCCGAGCGCGAGATGTCGAAGCCGTTCTGGCGCGAATGA